The Lycium barbarum isolate Lr01 chromosome 10, ASM1917538v2, whole genome shotgun sequence genome includes a region encoding these proteins:
- the LOC132614940 gene encoding receptor-like protein EIX2, protein MREVDLNKATNWLQVINMLPSLVDLSLSDCKLNHIQPLLYHNFSSLETLDLSGNNFNSPVPKWVFNLASLVSLELVGSNFSGPFPDGPVNLTSLTTFRASYNSFNCLLPKWLFDISNIEYIILIESGLEGAIPSKSENITKLKSLDLFQNMLSGKLPNVIGKLKKLEYLGLSNNLFDGEVSYQLEILNLGENDLSEEIPDCWMNWPNLTVLILRDNNLIGGLPRSMKVLSNLRSLDFRRNRLNGPFPSSLGNCTKLHKIDLAENEFVGKLPSWLGLRFPTLVVLILRSNKFDGELPQELCRLKDLQILDLANNTFIGIIPRCISNFSAMVKGKTELEDYELNYSHYFGHLIESAMVITKGNMYQYDTILVLFTSMDMSSNYLSGHIPIGLACLEGLRSFNFSKNNLTGGIPNGIGDMKVLESVDLSENQLYGQIPQSFSSLFTLSYLNLSDNNLSGMIPLSTQLQSFDPTSFQGNNLCGLPLLVNCSSGGKTPNREYTEDENDKDEVDCSIFQWQ, encoded by the coding sequence ATGCGTGAGGTGGATCTCAACAAAGCAACTAACTGGCTACAGGTCATTAACATGCTTCCTTCTCTTGTTGATCTTAGTTTATCCGATTGTAAACTTAATCATATACAACCTCTACTTTATCACAATTTTTCTTCACTTGAAACCCTTGATCTTTCTGGGAACAACTTTAATTCTCCTGTTCCCAAATGGGTTTTCAACCTCGCCAGTCTCGTTTCTCTTGAATTGGTAGGCAGTAATTTTAGCGGCCCGTTTCCTGACGGTCCAGTTAACTTGACTTCTCTCACAACCTTCCGTGCTTCTTATAACTCCTTTAATTGTCTTTTACCCAAATGGTTATTTGATATAAGTAATATTGAATATATTATTCTCATAGAGAGTGGACTTGAAGGTGCGATACCGAGTAAGAGCGAAAACATAACAAAACTTAAAAGTCTCGATCTTTTTCAGAATATGCTTTCTGGAAAGTTACCAAATGTAATTGGAAAGTTAAAGAAATTAGAATATCTTGGTCTCTCAAATAATCTATTTGATGGGGAAGTATCTTATCAGTTAGAGATCTTAAACCTTGGGGAAAACGATTTATCAGAAGAAATTCCTGATTGTTGGATGAATTGGCCAAATTTGACAGTTTTAATCTTGAGGGACAATAACTTGATTGGAGGCTTACCAAGATCCATGAAGGTTTTGAGTAATTTGCGATCCTTGGACTTCCGAAGAAATAGACTTAATGGTCCATTTCCTTCATCCTTGGGAAACTGCACAAAACTGCATAAAATAGATTTAGCTGAGAATGAGTTTGTTGGAAAATTACCTTCTTGGTTGGGATTGAGGTTTCCAACCTTGGTAGTCCTTATCCTTCGGTCCAATAAATTCGATGGTGAATTGCCTCAAGAACTTTGTCGCCTCAAAGATCTTCAGATCTTAGACCTTGCAAACAATACATTCATTGGAATCATACCAAGGTGTATTAGCAATTTCAGTGCAATGGTCAAAGGAAAAACGGAACTGGAGGATTATGAGTTAAATTATTCCCATTATTTTGGACATCTAATAGAGAGCGCAATGGTGATTACTAAAGGCAACATGTATCAGTATGACACCATTTTGGTGTTGTTTACAAGTATGGATATGTCTAGCAATTATCTTTCTGGACATATTCCTATAGGCCTAGCATGTCTTGAAGGATTAAGATCatttaatttttccaaaaataacCTAACTGGTGGGATTCCAAATGGTATTGGCGACATGAAAGTATTGGAATCTGTTGATCTTTCAGAAAATCAACTTTATGGTCAAATCCCACAAAGCTTTTCGAGTTTGTTCACTTTGAGCTACTTGAATCTATCTGATAACAATTTATCAGGTATGATACCATTGAGCACTCAACTTcaaagctttgatcccactagtTTTCAAGGAAACAATCTCTGCGGGCTTCCACTGTTGGTGAATTGCAGTTCAGGTGGTAAAACTCCAAATCGTGAGTATACAGAAGATGAGAATGACAAAGATGAAGTGGATTGTTCTATATTTCAATGGCAATAG